The following are encoded together in the Arcobacter aquimarinus genome:
- a CDS encoding ComF family protein, with protein MLCLTCKNLSFEIICKDCQNNLLIPSFHKREIEDGFFNYSFYTLSELEDLISSKYYFHGDRVFNILAKLSFAKFAKNFIFTSQILAIPIDDHTRHDFSHTAILAKHLKSQFITPKYNCLKATNIVKYAGKDLEFRQKNPRKFEITNISNQMTILCDDLITTGATIKQAKKALEKKNNQVLFSLTLADAKL; from the coding sequence ATGTTATGCCTAACTTGTAAAAACCTATCATTTGAAATTATTTGCAAAGATTGTCAAAATAATCTTTTAATCCCCTCTTTCCACAAAAGAGAAATAGAAGATGGATTTTTTAACTACTCTTTTTATACTCTTTCAGAACTTGAAGATTTAATCTCTTCAAAATACTATTTTCATGGCGATAGAGTTTTTAATATTCTTGCCAAACTATCTTTTGCTAAATTTGCTAAAAACTTTATTTTTACTTCCCAAATTCTAGCAATTCCTATTGATGACCACACACGACATGATTTTTCTCACACAGCAATTTTGGCAAAACATTTAAAATCTCAATTTATAACTCCAAAATACAACTGCTTAAAAGCTACAAATATAGTTAAATACGCAGGAAAAGATTTAGAATTTAGACAAAAAAATCCTCGAAAATTTGAAATTACAAATATATCTAATCAAATGACAATTTTATGTGATGATTTAATCACAACAGGTGCTACAATTAAACAAGCAAAAAAAGCTCTTGAAAAGAAAAATAATCAAGTTCTATTTTCTTTAACCCTTGCTGATGCTAAACTTTAG
- the lepA gene encoding translation elongation factor 4, which translates to MQKNIRNFSIIAHIDHGKSTLADRIIQECGAITDREMTSQVMDTMDIEKERGITIKAQSVRLDYVKDGQKYVLNLIDTPGHVDFSYEVSRSLASSEGALLIVDSTQGVEAQTIANVYIAMDNDLELLPVVNKIDLPSADPIRVLEEVEEAIGLDCTQHNLISAKTGLGVKDLIDSIVDRVPCPTGDENAATKALIYDSWFDNYLGALALVRVYDGSIKKGQKVKLMNTKVEHQVLSLMYPHPLKRQDTLEIKTGEIGIVVLGLKTLDGIAVGDTMTDAKNPTAEAIDGFEPAKPFVFAGIYPIETDKFEDLRDALNKLKLNDSSISFEPESSAALGSGFRTGFLGMLHMEVIKERLEREFDLDLIATAPTVVYQVEKTDGEIIEIQNPSELPEPNYIKTIFEPYVKATILVPDEFLGNVIKLLNDKRGIQVKMDYLGKRVLLEYDLPMNEIVMDFYDKLKSTTKGYASFDYEPVGFRPGNLKKLDVRVAGDVVDALSIIVPDDRAVAKGREFVKALKELIPRQLFEVAIQASIGSMIIARETVKSTGKNVTAKCYGGDITRKRKLLEKQKAGKKRMKAIGKVNVPQEAFMAVLKI; encoded by the coding sequence TTGCAAAAAAATATTAGAAATTTTAGTATTATTGCACATATTGATCATGGAAAATCAACACTTGCAGACAGAATTATTCAAGAATGTGGAGCAATTACTGATAGAGAAATGACTTCTCAAGTTATGGACACAATGGATATTGAAAAAGAACGTGGAATTACTATTAAAGCTCAAAGTGTTAGACTTGATTATGTAAAAGATGGTCAAAAATATGTTTTAAATCTGATTGATACTCCTGGTCACGTTGACTTTTCATATGAGGTAAGCCGATCTTTAGCTTCATCAGAAGGTGCTTTACTTATTGTTGATTCAACGCAAGGTGTTGAAGCACAAACAATTGCAAATGTTTATATAGCTATGGATAATGATTTAGAATTATTACCTGTTGTGAATAAAATAGATTTACCAAGTGCTGACCCAATTAGAGTTTTAGAAGAAGTTGAAGAAGCCATTGGACTTGATTGTACACAACACAATTTAATTTCAGCAAAAACAGGACTTGGAGTAAAAGATTTAATTGATTCTATTGTAGATAGAGTTCCTTGCCCAACTGGAGATGAAAATGCAGCTACAAAAGCTTTAATCTATGATTCTTGGTTTGATAATTATCTTGGAGCTTTAGCTCTTGTTAGAGTTTATGATGGAAGTATTAAAAAAGGTCAAAAAGTTAAACTTATGAATACAAAAGTTGAACACCAAGTTTTAAGTTTAATGTATCCACACCCACTTAAACGTCAAGATACATTGGAAATAAAAACTGGTGAAATTGGTATTGTTGTACTTGGTCTTAAAACATTAGATGGTATTGCAGTTGGTGATACAATGACTGATGCAAAAAATCCAACAGCTGAAGCAATAGATGGATTTGAACCCGCAAAACCGTTTGTATTTGCTGGAATTTATCCAATCGAAACTGATAAATTTGAAGATTTAAGAGATGCTTTAAATAAATTAAAATTAAATGATTCTTCAATTTCTTTTGAACCAGAAAGTTCAGCAGCGCTAGGAAGTGGATTTAGAACTGGTTTCTTAGGTATGCTTCATATGGAAGTTATTAAAGAGAGACTTGAAAGAGAATTTGATTTAGATTTAATTGCAACTGCTCCAACAGTTGTTTACCAAGTTGAAAAAACAGATGGAGAAATTATTGAAATTCAAAATCCTAGTGAACTTCCTGAACCAAATTACATAAAAACAATTTTTGAACCTTATGTAAAAGCAACTATTTTAGTACCTGATGAATTTTTAGGAAATGTAATAAAACTCCTCAATGATAAAAGAGGTATTCAAGTAAAAATGGATTACTTAGGAAAAAGAGTTTTATTAGAGTATGATTTACCTATGAATGAAATTGTAATGGATTTTTATGATAAATTAAAATCAACAACAAAGGGTTATGCATCTTTTGATTATGAACCAGTTGGATTTAGACCTGGAAATCTTAAAAAACTTGATGTTAGAGTTGCTGGAGATGTTGTTGATGCCTTGTCGATTATTGTTCCTGATGATAGAGCTGTTGCAAAAGGAAGAGAATTTGTAAAAGCCCTAAAAGAATTAATTCCTAGACAACTTTTTGAAGTGGCAATTCAAGCTAGTATTGGAAGTATGATTATAGCTAGAGAAACAGTAAAATCAACAGGTAAAAACGTAACTGCAAAATGTTATGGTGGAGATATTACAAGAAAAAGAAAACTACTAGAAAAACAAAAAGCAGGTAAGAAAAGAATGAAAGCGATTGGAAAGGTGAATGTACCACAAGAAGCATTTATGGCTGTGTTGAAGATTTAA
- a CDS encoding OmpA family protein has product MKKILLTSILCASTIFAASDPSKTYNYEVTPFASGILTDSKAGLEKDNYFNAGISLAKNLDDSFIDQLEIAYMRSQSVGYEKTTGNTNINRTFLNAIKRFELTDRLAAYGLAGIGYQDVTQELDKHQDSAVFNYGIGLRYDIPYYGIALKGDVRHLIAVKENQNDIMYTLGLGMPLGKKYKDDQITAKVPETVEEPPRKIFEEKEESLPIRSNDDDNDGVINNLDKCPNTSPGVKVNKDGCVDTMNLNINFDNNSAEIKSMYQNKLSQFANMLKDNKTMTAVIEAHTDSKGSDAYNQTLSDRRAISVVNALKSYGIESSRLRAIGYGETQPIATNETEEGKAQNRRVTALINQ; this is encoded by the coding sequence ATGAAAAAAATCTTATTAACATCTATCTTATGTGCATCCACAATTTTTGCAGCTAGTGATCCTAGTAAAACTTATAATTATGAAGTTACACCTTTTGCATCTGGAATCTTAACAGATAGCAAAGCTGGATTAGAAAAAGATAATTATTTTAATGCAGGTATATCTTTAGCAAAAAATTTAGATGATTCTTTTATTGATCAACTTGAAATAGCTTATATGAGAAGTCAAAGTGTAGGATATGAAAAAACTACTGGAAATACAAACATTAACAGAACTTTTTTAAATGCTATTAAAAGATTTGAGTTAACTGACAGATTAGCAGCGTATGGTTTAGCAGGTATTGGTTATCAAGATGTAACACAAGAATTAGATAAACATCAAGATTCTGCTGTTTTTAATTATGGTATTGGATTAAGATATGATATTCCTTATTATGGAATTGCATTAAAAGGTGATGTTAGACATCTTATAGCTGTAAAAGAGAATCAAAATGATATTATGTATACTTTAGGTTTAGGAATGCCTCTTGGTAAAAAGTATAAAGATGATCAAATCACGGCGAAAGTTCCTGAAACAGTAGAAGAACCTCCAAGAAAAATTTTCGAAGAAAAAGAAGAATCTTTACCTATAAGAAGCAATGATGACGATAATGATGGAGTTATTAATAACCTTGATAAATGTCCTAATACATCACCTGGGGTAAAAGTAAATAAAGATGGTTGTGTTGATACTATGAATTTAAATATTAATTTTGACAACAATTCTGCAGAAATAAAAAGTATGTATCAAAATAAATTATCTCAATTTGCAAATATGCTGAAAGATAACAAAACTATGACAGCAGTTATAGAAGCACATACTGATTCAAAAGGTAGTGATGCTTATAATCAAACTCTTTCTGATAGAAGAGCTATATCTGTAGTAAATGCACTTAAATCTTATGGGATTGAATCTTCAAGATTGAGAGCTATTGGATATGGAGAAACTCAACCAATTGCTACTAATGAAACAGAAGAAGGTAAAGCTCAAAATAGAAGAGTTACTGCTCTAATAAATCAATAA
- a CDS encoding OmpA family protein, whose protein sequence is MKKVLLSTIACASLALAANSDYKYEITPLIGGVYTEGNLGLDRSYANAGLSLGFNQFDSFIDQVELGFLRSIEDVGYRGTNNDTGITRVFTNLIKEYPVGANTSLYTLVGAGVEIFDKEDGYNEDGLFGNYGVGVKYQLADQLALKFDVRHLIEIDHGDNNLLYTLGLAVPFGEVSKPAPVVETPAPVETPAPVETPKDSDADGVIDELDQCPDTMKGAKVDTVGCMTLINLNINFDTDKSVIKDSYNSRIAEFAKMMKANPKLKASIEAHTDSVGSNAYNQKLSERRAASTVKALTDLGVDSTKIKAVGFGETRPVASNETAEGRAENRRVEAVMVK, encoded by the coding sequence ATGAAAAAAGTTCTATTATCTACAATTGCTTGTGCTTCTTTAGCATTAGCTGCAAATAGTGATTATAAATATGAAATCACTCCATTAATTGGTGGAGTTTATACTGAAGGTAACTTAGGATTAGATAGAAGTTATGCAAATGCTGGTTTGAGTTTAGGATTCAATCAATTTGATTCTTTTATCGATCAAGTTGAATTAGGATTTTTAAGATCAATTGAAGACGTTGGATACAGAGGAACAAATAATGATACTGGTATTACAAGAGTATTTACTAACTTAATTAAAGAATATCCAGTAGGAGCAAATACTTCATTATATACATTAGTTGGAGCAGGTGTTGAAATATTTGATAAAGAAGATGGATACAATGAAGATGGTTTATTTGGAAACTATGGGGTTGGAGTTAAATATCAATTAGCTGATCAATTAGCTTTAAAATTTGATGTTAGACATTTAATTGAAATCGATCATGGAGACAATAATTTATTATATACTTTAGGTCTTGCAGTACCATTTGGAGAAGTTTCAAAACCAGCTCCTGTTGTTGAAACTCCTGCTCCTGTTGAAACTCCTGCTCCTGTTGAAACTCCTAAAGATTCTGATGCTGATGGTGTAATTGATGAATTAGATCAATGTCCAGATACAATGAAAGGTGCTAAAGTTGACACTGTTGGATGTATGACTTTAATTAACTTAAACATTAATTTTGATACAGATAAATCTGTAATTAAAGATTCTTACAATTCAAGAATTGCTGAATTTGCAAAAATGATGAAAGCTAATCCAAAATTAAAAGCATCAATTGAAGCACATACAGACTCAGTTGGTTCAAATGCATACAATCAAAAATTATCAGAAAGAAGAGCTGCTTCTACTGTTAAAGCATTAACTGATTTAGGTGTAGATAGCACTAAAATTAAAGCTGTTGGATTTGGTGAAACAAGACCTGTTGCTTCAAATGAAACTGCTGAAGGAAGAGCTGAAAACAGAAGAGTTGAAGCTGTAATGGTTAAATAA
- a CDS encoding ribose-phosphate pyrophosphokinase — MSTFKLFSGSANPEFARKVGEYLSMPVSDATLNKFSDGEISVQITESVRGQDVFIIQPTCAPTNDNLMELLIMVDALKRSSAKSISAVIPYYGYARQDRKAAPRVPITAKLVADLLEAAGITRVVTIDLHAAQIQGFFNIPADNLFGSILFVNYIRSKNLKNPIIASPDIGGVARARSYADKLGYDLVIVDKKREKANVAEVMNIIGDVKGKDVILVDDMVDTAGTLVKAAEVLKKKGATSVMACCTHGVLSGPAYERIEKGELDELVISDTIPTQKNAKKITVLTASTIIGEAIRRIHNNESVNSIFNS, encoded by the coding sequence ATGTCAACATTTAAACTTTTTAGTGGTTCAGCTAATCCTGAATTTGCAAGAAAAGTGGGTGAATACCTAAGTATGCCAGTATCAGATGCAACACTTAATAAATTTAGTGATGGAGAGATATCTGTTCAAATAACAGAAAGTGTAAGAGGACAAGATGTCTTTATAATTCAACCAACATGTGCTCCTACAAACGATAATTTAATGGAATTATTAATAATGGTAGATGCACTTAAGCGTTCAAGTGCAAAATCAATCTCAGCAGTTATTCCATATTATGGTTATGCAAGACAAGATAGAAAAGCAGCGCCTAGAGTTCCAATTACAGCTAAATTAGTTGCTGATTTATTAGAAGCTGCTGGAATCACAAGAGTTGTAACTATTGATTTACATGCTGCTCAGATTCAAGGTTTCTTTAATATTCCAGCAGACAATTTATTTGGTTCTATTTTATTTGTTAATTACATTAGAAGTAAAAATTTAAAAAATCCAATTATTGCAAGTCCTGATATTGGTGGTGTTGCAAGAGCAAGATCTTATGCTGATAAATTAGGTTACGATTTAGTAATTGTTGATAAAAAAAGAGAAAAAGCAAATGTTGCTGAAGTTATGAATATCATAGGTGATGTAAAAGGTAAAGATGTTATTTTAGTTGATGATATGGTTGACACTGCTGGAACTTTAGTAAAAGCTGCAGAAGTTTTAAAGAAAAAAGGTGCAACATCAGTTATGGCATGTTGTACACATGGTGTTTTAAGTGGTCCTGCTTATGAAAGAATTGAAAAAGGTGAATTAGATGAATTAGTTATATCAGACACAATTCCTACACAAAAAAACGCTAAAAAAATAACGGTGTTAACGGCATCTACAATCATTGGTGAAGCTATAAGAAGAATTCATAATAATGAATCAGTTAATTCAATTTTTAACTCTTAA
- a CDS encoding Opr family porin, whose product MKKILKNKSISLIACGVILSSSTVFGADTIDAAFKEGKVSGSLGVYGQKIDYEKNGREGYANGNATIGFETASFYGLSAKAEFKGNLDLGEVHNNDRDNAPFENDALMTEAYLKYAVDGFSLSAGRQAIDLEWLADYNESVVAAITAIPDTTVVLGYTYRKAESGIDLSEDFYKLNENKGAYVLDVKYTGLKGVEFNPYAYSAPEVADWYGLKTTFTADMFGAIAHYAASNEDSNKRGATNNGSIGHLELNTTISDFTAALGYIKTDKDVGVGSMEVAGDNISPFEEGNNTYAADAKTIYGSLGYTIAGVELDALYGETKYATDYKEKELNLSVGYSFTESLAASILYANINADENNAEVDYEKVLASVEYTF is encoded by the coding sequence ATGAAAAAAATTTTAAAAAATAAGTCTATTAGTTTAATAGCTTGTGGGGTAATCTTATCTTCAAGTACTGTATTTGGGGCTGATACAATTGATGCAGCGTTTAAAGAAGGAAAAGTTTCTGGAAGCTTAGGAGTTTATGGTCAAAAAATTGATTATGAAAAAAATGGAAGAGAGGGGTATGCAAACGGAAATGCAACTATTGGATTTGAAACAGCTTCTTTTTATGGTTTAAGTGCAAAAGCTGAGTTTAAAGGAAATCTTGATTTAGGTGAAGTTCATAATAATGATAGAGATAATGCACCATTTGAAAATGATGCTTTAATGACAGAAGCTTATTTAAAATATGCCGTTGATGGTTTTTCTTTAAGTGCTGGTAGACAAGCTATTGATTTAGAATGGTTAGCAGATTATAATGAATCTGTAGTTGCTGCAATTACAGCTATTCCAGATACAACAGTAGTTTTAGGTTATACATATAGAAAAGCTGAATCAGGTATTGATTTAAGTGAAGATTTTTATAAATTAAATGAAAATAAAGGTGCTTATGTATTGGATGTTAAATATACAGGTTTAAAAGGTGTTGAGTTTAATCCTTATGCATATTCAGCTCCTGAAGTAGCTGATTGGTATGGTTTAAAAACAACTTTTACAGCTGATATGTTTGGTGCAATTGCACATTATGCAGCTTCAAATGAAGATAGCAATAAAAGAGGTGCTACAAATAATGGTTCAATTGGACATCTTGAATTAAATACAACAATTTCTGATTTTACAGCAGCTTTAGGATATATAAAAACTGATAAAGATGTTGGAGTTGGTTCAATGGAAGTAGCAGGTGATAATATTTCTCCTTTTGAAGAAGGAAATAATACTTATGCAGCAGATGCAAAAACTATTTATGGTTCTTTAGGATACACAATTGCAGGTGTTGAATTAGACGCTTTATATGGTGAAACAAAATATGCTACTGATTATAAAGAGAAAGAGTTGAATCTATCAGTTGGATACTCATTTACAGAATCATTAGCAGCTTCTATTCTTTATGCTAATATAAATGCTGATGAAAATAATGCAGAAGTTGATTATGAGAAAGTTTTAGCAAGTGTAGAATATACATTCTAA
- the mnmA gene encoding tRNA 2-thiouridine(34) synthase MnmA: MNKQKVMVGMSGGIDSSVTAYMLQNDGYEVEGVYLKLHNRTDGYHEKNLGYIEDVAKFLNIKYHILDLTDKFSKEVYDYFVDSYLTGTTPNPCVKCNRQIKFGAMLDFAKSQGASFLATGHYAKTDGKFFYEADDKTKDQSYFLSQVSPDALAFMMFPLSTYKKEDIVKFGAKLDVAYKKITEKSESQEICFVETVYTDVIKRHANIDQEGDVLDEKGNVVGIHKGFAHYTIGKRRGFTVKGAQEPHFVTKLNPKDNTIVVGKKEALEVNEVIGTNLNMFVEDRKFSCSVKLRYRAISTICDVEIKDNKIYIFLKEPVFGVAIGQLAVFYDGQKVIGSAWIESTK; encoded by the coding sequence ATGAATAAACAAAAAGTAATGGTTGGAATGAGTGGAGGAATCGACTCATCTGTTACAGCTTATATGCTACAAAATGATGGTTATGAAGTTGAAGGTGTTTATCTAAAACTTCATAATCGAACTGACGGTTATCATGAAAAAAATTTAGGTTATATTGAAGATGTAGCTAAATTTTTAAATATTAAATACCATATATTAGACTTAACTGATAAGTTTTCAAAAGAAGTTTATGACTATTTTGTTGATTCTTATCTAACTGGAACAACTCCAAATCCATGTGTAAAATGTAATAGACAAATTAAATTTGGTGCTATGCTTGATTTTGCAAAAAGTCAAGGTGCAAGTTTTTTAGCAACTGGACATTATGCAAAAACTGATGGCAAGTTTTTTTATGAAGCTGATGATAAAACAAAAGACCAAAGTTATTTTTTATCTCAAGTAAGTCCAGATGCCCTTGCCTTTATGATGTTTCCTTTAAGTACTTATAAAAAAGAAGATATCGTAAAATTTGGTGCAAAGCTTGATGTAGCCTATAAAAAAATTACAGAAAAAAGTGAATCTCAAGAAATTTGTTTTGTTGAAACTGTTTATACTGATGTTATCAAAAGACATGCAAATATTGACCAAGAAGGTGATGTTTTAGATGAAAAGGGTAATGTTGTCGGAATTCATAAAGGTTTTGCACACTATACAATTGGGAAAAGAAGAGGATTTACAGTTAAAGGTGCTCAAGAACCCCATTTTGTTACAAAATTAAATCCAAAAGATAACACCATTGTTGTTGGTAAAAAAGAAGCATTAGAAGTAAATGAAGTAATTGGAACAAATTTAAATATGTTTGTTGAGGATAGAAAATTTTCTTGTAGTGTAAAATTAAGATATAGAGCAATTTCAACAATTTGTGATGTTGAAATAAAAGATAACAAAATTTATATTTTTTTAAAAGAGCCAGTATTTGGTGTAGCAATTGGACAACTAGCAGTATTTTATGATGGACAAAAAGTAATTGGAAGTGCTTGGATAGAAAGTACTAAATAA
- the mnmA gene encoding tRNA 2-thiouridine(34) synthase MnmA, giving the protein MNKNKKVVVGMSGGVDSSVTALLLKQQGFDVVGLFMRNWEYGIKGSQCPNRIEFEDAKKVGALIGIEVIGKDFVKEYRDRVFDVFLEGLKQGLTPNPDILCNKEIKFNVFLNEAKSMGADMIATGHYAKIAKYKDHFVLDTPKDSSKDQSYFLHALSSEQLSHAMFPLGDLTKKEVREIAREHNLPVSDKKDSTGICFIGNQKFDEFITQHLKAIPGDIIDENGKVIGKHKGLVCYTLGQRKGIGLGGIKGNENKNNTHKPWFVASKDVVNNTLTIVQDTNHPLLMSKTVEASHMHWVLEEAPKVGDKLMAQVRYRQQKQACTVVETSDEKVVVEFDNPQRAVTLGQSLVLYSGDYCLGGGFISFYK; this is encoded by the coding sequence ATGAACAAAAATAAAAAAGTAGTTGTAGGAATGTCAGGTGGAGTTGATTCATCTGTTACAGCGTTATTATTAAAACAACAAGGTTTCGATGTTGTTGGACTATTCATGCGTAACTGGGAGTATGGAATCAAAGGAAGCCAATGTCCTAACCGTATAGAATTTGAAGATGCAAAAAAAGTTGGTGCTTTAATAGGAATAGAGGTAATTGGAAAAGACTTCGTAAAAGAGTACAGAGATAGAGTTTTTGATGTATTCTTAGAAGGTTTAAAACAAGGTCTTACACCAAATCCTGATATTTTATGTAATAAAGAAATAAAATTCAATGTATTTTTAAATGAAGCAAAAAGTATGGGTGCTGATATGATAGCAACTGGGCATTATGCAAAAATTGCAAAATACAAAGACCATTTTGTATTAGATACTCCAAAAGATAGTTCAAAAGATCAAAGTTATTTCTTACATGCATTATCAAGTGAACAATTAAGTCATGCTATGTTTCCTCTTGGTGACCTAACAAAAAAAGAAGTTAGAGAAATAGCTAGAGAGCATAATCTTCCTGTAAGTGATAAAAAAGATAGTACAGGAATTTGTTTTATTGGTAATCAAAAATTTGATGAATTTATCACTCAACATCTTAAAGCAATTCCTGGAGATATTATAGATGAAAATGGAAAAGTTATAGGAAAACATAAAGGTTTAGTTTGTTATACATTGGGACAAAGAAAAGGTATTGGTCTTGGTGGTATTAAAGGTAATGAAAATAAAAACAATACACACAAACCTTGGTTTGTAGCTTCTAAAGATGTAGTAAATAATACTTTAACAATTGTTCAAGATACAAATCATCCACTACTAATGAGTAAAACAGTTGAAGCAAGCCATATGCATTGGGTGCTTGAAGAGGCACCTAAAGTTGGAGATAAACTAATGGCACAAGTTAGATATAGACAACAAAAACAAGCTTGTACAGTTGTTGAGACAAGTGATGAAAAAGTAGTAGTTGAATTTGATAATCCTCAAAGAGCAGTAACTCTAGGACAAAGCCTTGTTTTATATTCTGGTGATTATTGTCTTGGTGGTGGATTCATTAGTTTCTATAAATAA
- the folK gene encoding 2-amino-4-hydroxy-6-hydroxymethyldihydropteridine diphosphokinase, whose protein sequence is MKKKLSQNLTLFYSNNFPKKFNNNSSKKYDVTLGIGGNIGNTKKIFDKLILCLKKDSRFTLLMTSPLLQNPPFGFLEQNDFLNGIITIKSDLCPNELLQAMQRYETKFGRKRSFQDAPRTLDIDIIFFDNKKIDTKNLIIPHKNWANRESVIIPLKYMKNNF, encoded by the coding sequence TTGAAAAAAAAATTATCACAAAATTTAACACTATTTTATAGTAATAATTTTCCTAAAAAATTTAACAACAATTCATCAAAAAAATACGATGTAACTCTTGGAATTGGGGGGAATATTGGAAATACGAAAAAAATATTTGATAAATTAATTTTATGTTTAAAAAAAGATTCAAGATTTACTTTACTTATGACTTCTCCACTTCTACAAAATCCTCCATTTGGATTTTTAGAACAAAATGATTTTTTAAATGGTATAATCACGATTAAATCAGATCTTTGTCCTAATGAGCTTTTACAAGCTATGCAAAGATATGAGACTAAATTTGGAAGAAAGCGATCCTTTCAAGATGCGCCTAGAACCTTAGATATAGATATTATATTTTTTGATAATAAGAAAATAGATACAAAAAATCTTATTATCCCTCACAAAAATTGGGCAAATAGAGAGTCAGTGATTATTCCTTTAAAATATATGAAAAACAACTTTTAA
- a CDS encoding M24 family metallopeptidase translates to MKNFILQNENAIYFECKFSCDNVIFLSLGKERFFITDARYTIEAKEYAKNCEVIESSNLIETTKEILKKNKIKKIIFDPNDFSFATYSKLCENLKIEFIQKPNFSKEKRLIKSEKEINLLKKAADAGRVGFNELAKYIRKNGFDKTEQFLYFKAFEKMSQSGKLDISFEPIVAINENAAKPHALPTSKKLKLNDLLLVDAGIKYKRYCSDRTCTSVVNFEKFSFKREQKFKNNKHQKVYDIVLKAQLTAIEKARSGMKASEIDKLARDIIEKAGYGKYFVHSTGHGVGLDIHEYPNINSKSDLIIEDNMVFTIEPGIYLPNEFGVRIEDTIVMKNGKAIIL, encoded by the coding sequence ATGAAAAACTTCATTCTTCAAAATGAGAATGCTATATATTTTGAATGTAAATTTTCTTGTGATAATGTAATTTTTTTAAGTTTAGGAAAAGAGAGATTTTTTATAACCGATGCAAGATACACTATAGAAGCTAAAGAGTATGCAAAAAATTGTGAAGTGATAGAATCATCAAATTTAATAGAAACAACCAAAGAAATTTTAAAGAAAAATAAAATTAAAAAAATAATATTTGACCCAAATGATTTTAGTTTTGCTACTTATTCAAAATTATGTGAAAATTTAAAAATTGAATTTATTCAAAAACCCAATTTCTCAAAAGAAAAAAGATTAATCAAGAGTGAAAAAGAAATTAATTTACTTAAAAAAGCAGCAGATGCAGGAAGAGTTGGATTTAATGAACTTGCAAAATACATAAGAAAAAATGGTTTTGATAAAACCGAACAGTTTTTATACTTTAAAGCTTTTGAAAAAATGAGCCAAAGTGGAAAACTCGATATTAGTTTTGAACCAATCGTTGCAATAAATGAAAATGCAGCAAAACCTCATGCCCTTCCTACTTCAAAAAAGTTAAAATTAAATGATTTATTATTAGTTGATGCTGGAATTAAATATAAACGATATTGTTCAGATAGAACATGTACAAGTGTTGTTAATTTTGAAAAATTTTCATTTAAAAGAGAGCAAAAATTTAAAAACAATAAACATCAAAAAGTTTATGATATTGTTTTAAAAGCTCAATTAACTGCTATAGAAAAAGCAAGAAGTGGAATGAAAGCTTCTGAAATTGACAAATTAGCTAGAGATATAATAGAAAAAGCAGGTTATGGGAAATATTTTGTTCATAGTACTGGTCATGGAGTTGGACTTGATATTCATGAATACCCAAATATAAATTCAAAATCTGACTTAATTATTGAAGACAATATGGTATTTACAATAGAACCAGGTATTTATCTTCCAAATGAATTTGGTGTTAGAATTGAAGATACTATTGTAATGAAAAATGGAAAAGCAATAATACTTTAA
- the aroQ gene encoding type II 3-dehydroquinate dehydratase encodes MKIAVIQGPNLNMLGIREQHIYGSMSLEQIHEQLKAAASQNGVEIEFFQSNFEGEIVDRIQECLGTVDGIMINPAAYSHTSIAIKDALSAVNMPVVEVHISNIYKREEFRQKSITAGASTGVISGFGPFGYHMGLIALMQIIAELKAVTQAQQANA; translated from the coding sequence ATGAAAATTGCCGTAATTCAAGGACCAAACTTAAATATGTTAGGAATTAGAGAACAACACATTTATGGTTCTATGAGTCTTGAACAAATTCATGAACAATTAAAAGCAGCAGCTTCTCAAAATGGAGTTGAAATTGAGTTTTTTCAATCAAATTTTGAAGGAGAGATTGTAGATAGGATTCAAGAGTGTTTAGGAACAGTTGATGGAATTATGATTAATCCAGCTGCATATTCTCATACATCAATTGCTATAAAAGATGCTTTAAGTGCTGTAAATATGCCAGTAGTTGAAGTTCATATTTCAAATATTTACAAAAGAGAAGAGTTTAGACAAAAGTCAATTACTGCTGGTGCATCAACAGGAGTAATTTCAGGATTTGGACCATTTGGTTATCATATGGGTTTAATAGCTTTAATGCAAATTATTGCAGAATTAAAAGCTGTAACACAAGCTCAACAAGCAAACGCATAA